A genomic segment from Bubalus bubalis isolate 160015118507 breed Murrah chromosome 5, NDDB_SH_1, whole genome shotgun sequence encodes:
- the LOC123333568 gene encoding PRAME family member 9/15-like, with protein sequence MSAPTPPRLLDLAGRHLLRADDLDVSILESLPTELFPPLFLEAFDGYRTETLKAMVQTWPFVRLPLGALIDLPHVGPLQAVLEALDVLLAQKIRSRRCKLRVLDLRNTGQNFWSMWSGASSYGCSGSRMAAVAEPRSTTRQPSTPLKVFLDLCLKKRTLDNFLTYFLRWAEQRKSSIRLCCKKLKIVSMPMDNIVKVLSMVQLDCIQEVQVSCTWSLSTLATLAPFLGEMSNLQRLRLSHVHVSTFKKQEHDHVVHITSQFRRLGHLRDLHLESPSFLEGCLDQMLRCLKSPLDSLSITKCWLTESDLTHVSQSPDISQLKSLDLSRVTMTDFRPELLQVLLEKVAATLQELDFDACGITDSQLQAFLPALSRCSQLRAVSLCGNLLSTAVVEKLLRHTAVLPCLRQERYPAPQESYSARGVLLEARLARLRAQLLEILRDLGRPRIIWISLSPCPRCGEDVCHHMEPIVYSCPAPA encoded by the exons ATGAGTGCCCCGACCCCACCCAGACTCCTTGACCTGGCGGGAAGGCACTTGCTGAGGGCCGATGACTTGGACGTTTCTATTCTGGAGAGTCTGCCCACGGAGCTCTTCCCGCCCCTCTTCCTGGAAGCCTTTGACGGATATCGGACAGAGACCCTAAAAGCCATGGTGCAAACCTGGCCCTTTGTCCGCCTGCCTCTGGGGGCCCTGATTGACCTGCCTCATGTGGGGCCCCTACAAGCCGTGCTGGAAGCACTTGATGTTCTGCTTGCCCAGAAGATTCGATCCAG GAGGTGCAAACTGCGGGTGCTAGATTTACGAAACACGGGCCAGAACTTCTGGAGCATGTGGTCTGGAGCCAGCAGTTATGGGTGCTCAGGCTCACGGATGGCAGCAGTGGCTGAGCCCAGGTCAACGACGAGGCAGCCCTCGACTCCACTGAAGGTTTTTCTAGACCTGTGCCTGAAGAAGAGGACCCTGGACAACTTCCTCACCTACTTCCTTCGGTGGGCGGAGCAGAGAAAGTCTTCCATCCGCCTGTGTTGCAAGAAGCTGAAGATCGTCTCAATGCCAATGGACAATATCGTGAAGGTCCTGAGCATGGTGCAGCTGGACTGTATCCAGGAGGTGCAAGTGAGTTGCACCTGGAGTCTGTCCACCCTGGCCACACTGGCTCCTTTCCTGGGTGAGATGAGTAACTTGCAGAGACTCCGTCTCTCCCACGTCCACGTGTCCACCTTCAAGAAGCAGGAGCACGATCATGTTGTGCACATCACCTCCCAGTTCCGGAGGCTGGGCCACCTCCGGGATCTCCATCTGgagtctccttccttccttgaaGGCTGCCTGGACCAGATGCTCAG GTGCCTGAAGTCCCCCTTGGACAGCCTGTCAATAACCAAGTGCTGGCTCACAGAATCGGACTTGACCCACGTGTCCCAGAGCCCAGACATCAGTCAGCTCAAGAGCCTGGATCTGAGCCGTGTCACCATGACTGACTTTAGGCCTGAGCTCCTCCAAGTTCTGCTGGAGAAAGTCGCAGCCACCCTCCAGGAACTGGACTTCGATGCGTGTGGGATCACGGACTCCCAGCTGCAGGCCTTCCTGCCTGCCCTGAGCCGCTGCTCCCAGCTCAGGGCCGTCAGCCTGTGTGGGAACCTCCTGTCCACGGCCGTCGTGGAGAAGCTGCTGCGACACACCGCTGTGCTGCCCTGTTTAAGGCAAGAGCGCTATCCCGCCCCTCAGGAGAGTTACAGCGCCCGGGGCGTTCTCCTGGAAGCGAGACTTGCCCGGCTTCGGGCTCAGCTGTTGGAGATTCTGAGAGACTTGGGACGTCCCAGGATCATCTGGATAAGCCTCAGCCCCTGTCCTCGCTGTGGGGAGGATGTATGCCATCACATGGAGCCCATTGTATACAGCTGTCCTGCCCCTGCCTAG